The stretch of DNA AATTTACAATATGCTTAAATTGGAAGATGCGCTTGTAGACCACGTaagtattttacatttgtgtatattatatttttatgtaaaactttaaaaactttaaaactaaaaactAAAAGGAAGATGTATGAATTTCTATGTAATTCTTCGTTTCAGGATGATAGGCCTCAATATCcgcagaaaattttaaaaacggAAGTCTTAAATAATCCATTTCAAGATATTGTTCCAAGAATAGTGTctgaaaagaaagataaagaaagcaagaaggagaagaagacTGGTGTAAAGTAAGATGTAAActtaaatatacttattttaaagaataatatttaaaattttaatatttgcaaatgtaTTAGGAATTTCAAATTGCTATCGTTTGGAGAAGAAGCTgaagaagatgaagaagaGTCTTCAGTTTTAAACAAACAGTACAGTGGTAAAGGAAAGTCAGCACACGATTGCTTGTCCGACCCAAAATTAAGCTCACAATCTGTAGTCGAACCAACTGAACCaccaagtaaaaaaaagaaagaggatcAAAACAGCGATTGGGAAAATGATGATGAAACACGCACTCCGGAAGAGTTGGCTGCTTtggcgaaagaaaaagagtaaGTCACttgcagaaaataaatatattattatgtaatgaaaaatagttataaaatattgtgtatcAACAGAGCTGTAAAAGAAAGAAtcaagaataaattgaaagattcTAAAAAGGCTTCCCAATCAAAGCCGAAAATCGAGAAGGATGAAACGAAGGATGAATCGATAAGCGAAGAAATAAACGATGATGCGGAAGTCGAGGAATATTATTTGGGAAAAGATCGAGACGACGAGCGGAAGAAAAAGGCGTatgtataacattatattatatagtttttaattatttataaacttgtatctttttaatatttcgtatTGTTTCCATTTCAATACGCAGTGAGGCAATTAGGAAAGAAATACGCGACTTGAAGCGCGACGTGCAGAACGAGAAGAAAGCGAAAGAAATTGAACAGAAGCAACAAGctcaaaagaaagaaaataaatctgaaataatgaaagaatataGAGAGactcaagaaaaatataaggaGGCAAAGGCGAAATTGCCTAAGAAAGGTAAAACGCGCGAGGATTATACCATGGAATTGTTAAACAAATTCAAGAACAAACTTCAAAACGCCAAAGAGCACGTGAAGAGTGATACACCTGATACAAAGGAGACATCAAAGGATACTGAGGATGACGATCCTCTGGACGAATCCTGGATGACACACGCTCTGCACTGCGAAGATAAGACGCCAGTGCTCGCCAAGGATGCCAGTACGAAAGACGACGATTGGTTTGAGATCTATGATCCCCGAAATCCGTTGAATAGACGACGGAGAGGAGAGAAGTTCGATAAGTCTAAAGAGGACAAAAGCAGCAAAAATTATTCCCGCCATTAGTGACCGTTatcattattgtaatattagaATTAGTCACGTGgatattatagtaattaacTCTCGATTAATTGAGTAGTTGCAAAAAATAGTAAGTATAAAAATCTTGTGTCAATTCTTTATGTAAATAGAATGCCTCCCTacgaattgcaaaatatattctttttctacaACATTCTCTTGTATCGATTTTGCGAGAATGTATTAGGAGTATGTtgagataattttttcacaaaatattacatatttgcgtTTTTTTAGCTAGCcgctaattaaataatcacatTTTATCATTCAAGTAAATTTGCTTTCAGCCGTTTTTATCGCGCACTGTATTTTACGTTCAGCGAGATTGTTCGCGGTTGCTGAAGCGAGAGAAGCAGAAAGGCGGAAACCGACGGCTAAGCTTTTgggatttattttgaaaaacggGCACGTTGCTTCGGTAACTACGCGTCTCAAGTGATGATGATAACCAGTGATGATGATATAAGAAACACGTGGTACGTAAATAGGTTGCCGATCGAGATTTTTTCATCCGTGTGCATTAAAGTTGCGATAAGACGTTGATACAAAGCATAGCATGTTCGTTCGCAGATTCAGTCGATCTGTTGACAGCGAGCGATACGCATCACACGTTTCACTTAACTTCGCAATACCGGATCGAACTGGTGAATCGCGGCGCGGCGAAAGCGTTTTTTAGATAAACGCGTCTTTTTAGATAAACGTGAAAggcgatatttataaaatattttccgttttatcaaattaacgcgtcagagaaaaaaaaaaaatttttatgtaatctCACGGAGTTGAAAtacttgttatatattaattgagcGTTAAACGTCCGATTTGATACCAGAAGTGTGAGTGGAGTGGTAATTAAAATTGTCGTTCGCGAATGAtgtgatattatataatcgaCAGTGAAATATAAAGCATCGGCATGCGTGCTTTttagaaaagatttatttttttattggaaaaagGGAAAAACAAGACTACACAGCTTTCTGTATATTGCGAGTTCCGAGTGAGCACGTCTATGCCGCGAACAGGAGATGTCAACGACACCGTTGAAAATAGATATACTTGGTAAAAATCTCCGTTAATCACTCGCTTTGCACATCGatgctttaatatatttgcatatctCGACGCGGTCGAATGATAATACGTCGTAGAAACGATGCGAAGAGCATCGATAATTGCCACTGTGTATAAACGCAACGCAGCACTTCATTCATCTTTCGATGCACTTTGAACAACGATAATAGTTTTTTTGCAAGTAAATAGAAGCAAAAACGACTTGCagatatacattataataatttataacaatgataacttttttgcaaaaacttcaattttttaaatttaattaatatggttgcattttatatttaataaaaaaaaattataaatgtgaatgaaatattagatattctttatttgtGATTGCAATATCGAACAAGGAAAAAATACACGTATATTTTGCAgtactttttttcaattatattgatatgaattttttgcaataagtgTTGCGCTTAGCAATCATTAGCGGCACTGTGTAGTAATAAGAGGAAAGTCGCCTTCAAAAAGGCGGCACATTCATTCTATAATTCGCGCATTCTTCTTTAATGTTGTTCATTTAATCGTAATGGTACCGATGCATATGCCTACGTGTGAGAAAGattggttttatttttaagtttctttcttctttctcttccaGCTTGGCTGTTACTGCGATTTCAAGCACGTGTTCGTTTCTACGCGCAAATTTTTCCGCAAATAAAGCACAATATACGACACGTACAACAATGACTACATTTTCTCTTGTAACTTTATTTTGAGACTAAGCGAAGACGACTTAGATATATTCGAGAAAGATATTTCGCGCAACCTTTTTCgacacatttataaaaattctagaaaAGTTCAAAGagtgattatttatttaaattttatttttttacgcaatACAATTTTCATAACCGGAATGAAATGGTTCACGGTTTATGATTTGTTATGCGAAGTTGAAAAAAGGTTacttgtttatattaattattaaaatatttctttttattcgtgATGAAATCTTCATCATTAAAACGGAACGTTGATGTGATtagtgattaaaaaaatataaaatatgattgcgCACGTTTCGATCGATTGAATTAAACATGAGCATTTGTGCTGTAAATCATCGAATAATCCCCGATAATAGAATGATAGAAATTTTTCCATCGCAGACTTATTTTCGCTTTATTTGTACACGCGTCATCTGAGCAAATAATGATCTTCCTATCCAGCAGCgtgatgaaaaaaaagtttatcaaTGCACGATAAGTTATCTTAGAGTGCATCAATTCACATCATAGAATGGGTCATCGTCTCGTGAAAGCACAAAGGTGAAACTTGTGATCTCGTAATCATCAAATCTGACGAATATTGCGCGGAAAGTTCGCGCAATGTTTCATCTTCCACGAATTCACGAAGTTCACTGCGCGTAATTTGCGTTGTTCCTACTTATACGTGTCTTCCTTTAAATATAATCCATTACAGAGGTTCTCAAGCAAATTTGCAGTGGAACGTACGCAAACAACTTGCGCAATGTTTTAACAATGGAAGATAATTGCTCATCGATAGTTATTATCGCTTGTTTTGAACGACCTATAATTTGTGACagaatttaagataaaattttgtttatagtattttatatatgatacaGAAAGCATTTAAAAGGCTATTATACATATCagtgatttatattttgcatgtatATGTTCTGAgtcttcaaaatttatttgtttttaaagcaTAGAGTTTGTGAATTTTTgttcgaaagaaaaaaattggcctgaattgttttttattagataagcAGATTGAAAGATTTGCGCGTAATAAATGCAACTATTAATAGGCAGGTTTTATAACAGGATTAATGTCATGCGATAAGTTAAAGATCTTCGTATTCGAAAATCCTTCAAGTTAATGCAAGAATTCCATAAAATGAAATCCATGCGCTTTAACAAAGCTGTAGAATATTCAAGTAACTTTCCATTGTTTTTCTGCCTATACGCGTAAAAACATACTCATATAAGTAAAGGCATATCTTACAGACTGTAATTGgagataataaattgataaagaaCCTATATgagataaatatcttttacgcATGTActacattttacattatacgAATCGATTGggtatctatttttaattataagtaataattacaatctTCAATAATTGCTACTTTAGTAAAGATACAGAAAAAGaactgtatttattttatatataatgtctataattttttacaatactaTCAATTTTAGAGATAATTGTTGTAAGTCGGaagattttgattaattaaaatatatagacatTAAATCAAGCaataaatcaaagaaaaaaaaatacaattacaaaaattgaaaagatttcTGACAAGTATAACAATGTGAaacgaaattatatatttatcggaAATAATAGAATTCGGATGAATTTTATTTGGGATATTCAAAGATTTGAGATATTTATACGCTTTACGTTAACAATTTTCACAGAGGACGGTATTCGTCCACGAGATTGGCAACCTCGAAGatcaaattacaaaattcCCTTGAGAGTACTGCGATTATGTTTGCTGGGAATGCTTCTACCATCCATGCTCGTTGCTGGACCGCTGTATCTGCGGTACCGCGTGTACTCTGAACAGCTGTATCCTTTAACAATGTCGGATCAGAGACTGATCGATGCCAAAATATCCACAACTTGGTGCCAGGTAAGGCATTTTgctattaacattttatttgtgacAATCTCCTCtccctaattttttttaacttttaaattatttctcagaaaatattatttacgttATTTTGGATTTTTCGGATTATGCTCTATTGCgtgttttaattatacatattttattgttaaaaattaaatatgattattaatatcggcaaatttttattaactgaaaatacgtaaaataattaatttaattctatgcTTTTTACAATTACATTGTCAAGATTCTGTCATTTGATAGTTTTTATCGTatccaaataatatttttcgaaattgtgTTTGCTCCTTAAAAAGTGAATGTAAAACTGATAACAAATCAAATCGTTAGTAAATCAATTGTTGTTTGTAGAGTCAATTAGTCAAAGTTAACACCACGTTCAATGCATACCTGATGAGCAATGAGCCAGTGGTCAAAAAGGAAACGATGCCGGTTTCGATGACGAGACATCTCGTCATGGAAGACGATATGAAGGAGTATTGGGGATTTTATCTTCTAAGTGGCAGCAGCGTTACTGTTTCAACTTGTGTAAggtagaattataaaaatgggGGCTTGctattatgcaattttgaaatttgattaatggacaacgtatttttcaatttagctaaatatttcttattgcatgatagtaaaaataatttatctgaatttctatttacgatattatatcacaaatatataatcaaatgtAATATCTATTTGGGAATGGCCATTACTTGTAGATGGCCAGGTGCCTCTTTGACAATAATCCGTGGACacaaaaatttgcatgaaTGCGCTTTCATCGGAGACGATAGTAGCGAGGAACTCGAGGAGCTTCTTGAAGTCGCCAAGGAACAAGGACTCCTCGATGCAAAAGGCACTACGGAGGTGtgcctctttttctttcaaaaaataatattttcttcaattttatgaaaaatatacaagacatattttttcaatgaaaGTTTCTTTAATTGTCACAGGCAGCGCGTCTTAGTAATGTGCCTGCAAGAATGGGACGAGTAGACCAGGATGTGCATTTTCTTCACGAAGGCAGCGTTTTTCGCTTAAACGTTTCCAAATCATCCGGACATCAGCCGGGTAGCCATGAGCTGGATGCTCAGGCGATGCGGAATATTCTCACTCAGCTCTTTGCCAAGACTCTCGACACgaagaagaaacaaaaagaaaatcagcATCACCATTACGAAGCCGTCTTCAGGGAGGCTACTAATATTGATAAGCCACCAATCACAAATTACCCTGAAGATCTGCAGGATCAGTTTCTCCATAAGAATCCGATCAACAGATTTAATGATGCAGAGATATCGGAAAGCAGCACAAGGTGCGTTCTTTTCCTTAATTactaacattttaatattgctaCATCCTGATAtctgtttttatgaaaaaaatattttttaatctatcaaaaaatttttctattattgtatagtattatcttattaagaaaaatatatattttattaaataaaagaatttattagcTTAACAATAACTGATTggttttgaagaaatttatcgtacttctaattttttcttacGTAATTAAGAATTGTATATTCGAACTGTTTTAGAGCCGCGCCTTTGAATACATCCTCTTCTTTCAAAGAAAAGCAGTTTAATAAAGAAGATGTTGAGAATTCCACGCATTCTCTTAATATTCGTCCAACTTCTACAAAATTCAGCATGCAAACGGAGACCAAGAcgaaacataaaattacaaaagagcAAGAAGAATTGAAAGCCGAACAAGTAAGCTCTGCGGAAGTGTTTCAAGATGTATTGCGTAAAATTAATTCCTTGGGCGATCGTGGTAAAGCGATGTTGCATAAATTGATGAACGAGATTGATGCGCAAAACAATACTGAAGGCGCCGCATTAAAACAATTAGTGAGCGAAACGATGAACGATAAGACATTGTCAAGCGAGGCCAAGCGCAGAAGGAAAAAGGACCTCCTCCTTTCGTCGCCGCTTCATCAAGAACTAACGCAAGAGGATGAGGATGGTGATGCACCGCTAGAAGAGGTACTGTActctattttatcatttatgtattttatttattataagtaaagtaaagcaaactattttttatagttagatatttatgataatttgtattaagagtggttttaaatcttttatctaCTTGAAAAAATCCAGAAAAAATATGTGCGTgtgtaattcaatttttattttaaaaattcattgtctatgaacttttttaatttagaatgtGTAAGTTTTCTTTTCCACTTGTCCCAAAAAAATCTGTTCATAAATAATGCACGAGAATGTTAACTCGGCACACGAAGAGATTTATGGCATTATCTTCATGACTGATAATGCGTTGTCCTTCATTGGAACGATAGCAGGTTTTAATTTGTCGTGTACTTATCACATTGATTTGGCAGATATCTCTCAGAATATATTCGAACAATTAGAGATTTACAAATCGCATAATTGCTTCTACTTAAATCTGGATCGTTCCTTTACATAATTACAAGATTTCCTTTATCGTCAGATAAGATCTGAGCCGTACAACGATATTTGATCAATCTTATTCATGACTATCTCTATAGATATTGAAGAATTACATTTGTTTGCAAAGTGCGACCATGATTTCTGTTTATCTATTACTTAGAATTTCAAATaaggataaaattaaagaCTGAAGAATTTTGAATGAACTACTTTATTTGGCTGACGCGCAGCGTGCAAAAGAAATGTAAAGATGTGATTTATCTTTTTCAGGGAATGTTACATCCAGACGGTATTGCGGAAGATCGTGGTACCGTAAACGAAACAACTTTGAATGACAGAAGTAATTCCGAGTTCTGGAGCTCGTTTAGCAGCTCTGAGGAGCGGCTGTTGGAATGCAAGGGTTTGATACTCAATTTACCTCTAACACCTCATCGTTATTGCACACCCAAGCATGAAAATCAACATTCTGCGGCGTCCTTTGCCAACACTGTGACATATAGGTAAGTGATTGCATTAATTCTCAGAGAACAGCACGGTTTCACGTTCGACtgtttattgaattaataagtacttaattatttcttatatatcgttgttctaaattttattttatctactaTGAAAAGTCAAAAAGTAAAGGAACATTCACGGAATAAAATCCTTTATAAAAGAGCTTTTGTGATTTTTCCTAGAGAAAGAACAAAACTAATTTGTGTTATAtccaattttactttaaaaattttgttagcATCTATAGGTTTAGAatatacatatctttttttatataacaaaaaattttttgcaaatataaatatagctgttttatgttaaactttgaattttatatatcatgtatttttattcttctacattttatgatataattttattgtagaGTACCTATGAATGGATATTACTTCTTTGTATTTAACTCGGAGAATGAGATCCAACCGAATTACGTGAGAGTGAAATTCGATCTTTTGAAGACTGTTTACAATACTTCGAATTCCGTGCATGCTTGCAAAAACAGCACGAAGGAATGCTTATTGCCATTTACGATTTTTAGCAATGAAAGAACGATATTAGAATTGCCATTAAGTGGCAATGACTCACAATGGAATGAGGAATACGTTGTGGTATCTACGTGCGAGCCACGAACGacagtttatattatttgcgtCATTATGGTGCCTTTGTTGATCCTTTGTTTCGCCTTTCATTAAATGATTAGGTAATGAACAGTATTTTCCGATATTTCCATCGACgcgattaaaatcgttattatattattacataacaaagctatatttttggaaataaaaggATCATCATCggtatttattacaaataattgaattctTACTATTTACtgttgaagaaaaatttcaaaattaatataaaagaaattaaaaaataattatattgataattaaagtcACATTCAAGATAAGAATAAGTGTTTTTGGATGAAAAAGTGAGGTAGAAAAGATcgttaaatattgatttttatttctcgattTTTTAGACACCAAAACTTTGAGAATtcgaatgtatatatattttatttaccaaTTTGCCTTTTACAATAATGTTCAATGctcaattctatttttttataattttaaatttagatcaataatatacaattagtctgtcaattaatttcttatttataacttgtaaattgaattttatctaGTTCTGCAGttctattattcttttttggTGAATGTGATCCTGCtgcccgagaaaaaatggtataattggtcagatataaatatatataattagttatgaaaagatctca from Linepithema humile isolate Giens D197 chromosome 2, Lhum_UNIL_v1.0, whole genome shotgun sequence encodes:
- the LOC105678790 gene encoding spliceosome-associated protein CWC27 homolog, translating into MSNIYIQEPPTTGKVVMKTTVGDIDLELWTKEAPKACRNFIQLCMESYYNNTIFHRVVKGFIVQGGDPTGTGEGGESIYGHPFKDEFHTRLRFCRRGLLAMANAGKDDNGSQFFFTLGSTPELQNKHTIFGKVTGETIYNMLKLEDALVDHDDRPQYPQKILKTEVLNNPFQDIVPRIVSEKKDKESKKEKKTGVKNFKLLSFGEEAEEDEEESSVLNKQYSGKGKSAHDCLSDPKLSSQSVVEPTEPPSKKKKEDQNSDWENDDETRTPEELAALAKEKEAVKERIKNKLKDSKKASQSKPKIEKDETKDESISEEINDDAEVEEYYLGKDRDDERKKKAEAIRKEIRDLKRDVQNEKKAKEIEQKQQAQKKENKSEIMKEYRETQEKYKEAKAKLPKKGKTREDYTMELLNKFKNKLQNAKEHVKSDTPDTKETSKDTEDDDPLDESWMTHALHCEDKTPVLAKDASTKDDDWFEIYDPRNPLNRRRRGEKFDKSKEDKSSKNYSRH
- the LOC136997932 gene encoding uncharacterized protein isoform X1 is translated as MSTTPLKIDILEDGIRPRDWQPRRSNYKIPLRVLRLCLLGMLLPSMLVAGPLYLRYRVYSEQLYPLTMSDQRLIDAKISTTWCQSQLVKVNTTFNAYLMSNEPVVKKETMPVSMTRHLVMEDDMKEYWGFYLLSGSSVTVSTCVRWPGASLTIIRGHKNLHECAFIGDDSSEELEELLEVAKEQGLLDAKGTTEAARLSNVPARMGRVDQDVHFLHEGSVFRLNVSKSSGHQPGSHELDAQAMRNILTQLFAKTLDTKKKQKENQHHHYEAVFREATNIDKPPITNYPEDLQDQFLHKNPINRFNDAEISESSTRAAPLNTSSSFKEKQFNKEDVENSTHSLNIRPTSTKFSMQTETKTKHKITKEQEELKAEQVSSAEVFQDVLRKINSLGDRGKAMLHKLMNEIDAQNNTEGAALKQLVSETMNDKTLSSEAKRRRKKDLLLSSPLHQELTQEDEDGDAPLEEGMLHPDGIAEDRGTVNETTLNDRSNSEFWSSFSSSEERLLECKGLILNLPLTPHRYCTPKHENQHSAASFANTVTYRVPMNGYYFFVFNSENEIQPNYVRVKFDLLKTVYNTSNSVHACKNSTKECLLPFTIFSNERTILELPLSGNDSQWNEEYVVVSTCEPRTTVYIICVIMVPLLILCFAFH
- the LOC136997932 gene encoding uncharacterized protein isoform X2, which encodes MLLPSMLVAGPLYLRYRVYSEQLYPLTMSDQRLIDAKISTTWCQSQLVKVNTTFNAYLMSNEPVVKKETMPVSMTRHLVMEDDMKEYWGFYLLSGSSVTVSTCVRWPGASLTIIRGHKNLHECAFIGDDSSEELEELLEVAKEQGLLDAKGTTEAARLSNVPARMGRVDQDVHFLHEGSVFRLNVSKSSGHQPGSHELDAQAMRNILTQLFAKTLDTKKKQKENQHHHYEAVFREATNIDKPPITNYPEDLQDQFLHKNPINRFNDAEISESSTRAAPLNTSSSFKEKQFNKEDVENSTHSLNIRPTSTKFSMQTETKTKHKITKEQEELKAEQVSSAEVFQDVLRKINSLGDRGKAMLHKLMNEIDAQNNTEGAALKQLVSETMNDKTLSSEAKRRRKKDLLLSSPLHQELTQEDEDGDAPLEEGMLHPDGIAEDRGTVNETTLNDRSNSEFWSSFSSSEERLLECKGLILNLPLTPHRYCTPKHENQHSAASFANTVTYRVPMNGYYFFVFNSENEIQPNYVRVKFDLLKTVYNTSNSVHACKNSTKECLLPFTIFSNERTILELPLSGNDSQWNEEYVVVSTCEPRTTVYIICVIMVPLLILCFAFH